In Bacillota bacterium, a single genomic region encodes these proteins:
- a CDS encoding DUF2442 domain-containing protein produces MFHKVKSVVPLDNFLLLVEFENGKKKTYDVKPLMNKWSVFRDLNNDTLFNLVKVDTGGYGVVWNEYIDLACNELWENGISVEDVCQ; encoded by the coding sequence ATGTTTCATAAGGTTAAGAGTGTTGTCCCTCTTGATAATTTTCTTTTGTTAGTAGAGTTTGAAAATGGTAAAAAAAAGACATATGATGTTAAGCCTCTAATGAATAAATGGAGTGTTTTTAGAGATTTAAATAATGATACTCTTTTTAACTTGGTTAAGGTTGATACTGGTGGTTATGGAGTTGTGTGGAATGAATATATTGATTTAGCCTGTAACGAGCTTTGGGAAAATGGTATAAGTGTAGAGGATGTATGTCAATGA